GCGATTCGTCTGATTGTTATTAGGAGGAAGAAAATGAAGAAGCATCAGAGAAGGAAGCTGTGGAAGAGAATGAGGCACCGTTGGGCGAGGGTCAGTATTCAATTGCTCTAGACAAATGTTTTTTACtatctttatttcttactttctatttgtaaatgtaaaagtttgtatgttACAACACATGATACATGATTGTAACATAGTTGTTGGCCTGGGTTGAATATGTGGATCAATGATAGCTGAATAACATATGAGATACTTTGTGAAACCACTGACTGTCTATATAAACCTAAATATTCTTAGGATATACTGAACTGagttcaaaaattctttcaccgctGGATGTGTATGTGAATATAGGCTATCAGTATATGTATGAGTTTAGCCAGCGGactgttatgtaaataattatattgctcACGACCTATATCTACATATTAAGAATAAAGATGTATTTTGATCCTCtaaagattaatataataatgaatattgagCGATATAAAAGCATTAATATGTAGAATTTTACTTCACTTGTACAATCTTGCATTCCAGGTAAAGAAAAACCGTCGCATCAAGAAAGAGAAGATCTTCCAGAACGAACTGGCCATGCTGGTGAAGCAGGCTAACGAATTCTCTGCTGAGCAATACGTAGCCAGTAAGATCGAAAGAGCGAACCACACACCCCTGCCCACACGTTGGAAGCACAAGAGGTTGCCACAGTTCATCATACGACAGCTGTTGGGAATAGACAAgaagattaattataaacacactGATGTTTATAAAGCATAGATTATAGAGCTTGGCAAGAAAGCGGTTCACTTTGAATTGtaacattgataaatatatgcaTGTTAATGTAACagtttatgaaaattgtttttttgtcttagaatattatgattataaactTGTCACCAAAAGCAAATGTGTTTGTAAGACAGATTAGATAggatctttttaaatttcttcacAATATGAGGCAAAGtgcatttgatttattacGGTTGCCACcaatttaaaagcaaagcAATTCATGTCTTAGAATAGTCTGTGGAATAAATGtctataaattcatatttgtgcattatttaaaaaaattattggtaAACCTCACAGAAAaccacaattaaaaaaatatatgaatctCTGAATATGGATATAACAAAGTAATCAGAACAAATGTAGAGGTTAACTCGCACAATCTCACCTGCACACCCACACACCAGCACATACTCACCCacctacacacacacaaacacatccacacacatacacacattttaCTATCACATTCAACATTATTCATTCTCTCAGATATAACACATCCATTAGTATAATaagtactttatatattatatttttcaaaaattctcatCATTTCAGAAATGTCCATAATGttcatttgtattataaatgtaaatgtaaattctTGGGGGCCTGGTGACCCGTAACCCTAAATTCTATACTTACTTTGGGCACCAGTCTCTCACAAATGTTAGTAATAAGCAATAGATTCAACAATATATTGTACAGATAATCATTTGtgatgagaaaataaattattataattattattatggggCTGAGGGCAATAGAAtgataactttatatatattattgtttacataacagacaaattaaaaatacaaaactttcaTGTCTTTATTCACTGTTCGAATTCAATACTTTACTATGTTTcgagtattaaaatttttcaattataaaccAACATGACGTGTTTCTGGGACGTCATCCATCCAAGTATTAACCGAGTTCGACGGTGCTTAACTTCGGTGATCGAACGGCAAGCGGGATATTTAACGTGATATGGACTTTGATACTAGCTGTAGCTCGCGGCGCCACTCGTAGTGCCTGGGAAAAAGTATCCTTTGTGCTAACACAGACTAatatatctctgtaccaaatttaaacacataCGTTAAGCTGATATCGCTTGAAAGAgagacaaacatccatacatccattcatccatccatacttacaaactttcgcgtttataattggtaacgccaatattattaaaatagtgaattaaaattaaatatttattattttgtggtgtaATCCAACTACCCTCCTTACATGCGAGCACAACCAATCACCGCACACTTTTAAAGTACCCGCAACGTCCCTATAGGACGTAGTGACGCATATACGTCACACAGTCTGCATCGATCTTCCGTGACGATCGGATCTCAATAACCGCCGGAGTGCCTTCACGTGGCCTCTAGACGTTTCGTGTATAATTCGCTTACCGCCGGAGAGCCTTTATGAGGCTTTCTTGTCACCGCATCAATCGAAGAGATCTTTCATAAAGATCGTAACCCGCAGCCGCCGGAGAACCTTCACGAGGTTCTCTAGATACCTCAGGCATTGTGCTAGTGTAACCGCTTTCCCATTTGGTCGCGCTGAACCGccgtgtgagtgtgtgtggaGTGATGGACTGGACCTGGTCTGCCTGGCCCGAGCTGGAGGACCCTTGACCGCGTGGTGCTGTGCCGCGTGCTTGCTTGGACGCTACTCCCTCAGACGAGGTATGTGCCGTGTGTTCCCGTTTTTCCCTTTTTCGCTACACCTAtagattaagttttacagtccgcttaatatcgaaattaatatatatattggcgcgaccaataatattagtagatttGTCTATCCTGCGCCATCTCTTGCCAGTTTTCCATGTGGATTGTAAgttttgtgaaataatattaagtcaTATTACGACTTACTTCTACTTGAAGATTGTACGCATAAATTGGAATATCTCGTATTTGATTACGTATTACTTTAGCTAAGTTTTTGCTTTAAATACTCTTGCTTTACACAGAATGGTAAAGTAAATATAGTTAAGTAGATATCAAAGGCGATTTTTTTCGCATTCATCACATCTGGGATACaatgcaaattaaaataacatcagGTTAAGCTGGGTAGGAAGTGCGAGCGGAACCCGTCCATTTTACGAGcgtgttttttgtgtttgtttcagCATAATTTGTTACTCGTTGAACGATTTTTGACGATTTTCTTTTCTTAGAAAGCTAGTTCCTCCCATATCCACACAATTTTGATCATAAAATTAGCATCACGCGTTATACCTTGGCGGTCACCCATCCTACTACTGACCACGCCCCATGTTAGTtaactaattaaattcaatattgtttgttgcaaagtaattatttagatgttttatgaaatgcctattatatctatatttttgtatacaatcATAACTtcctaatacatattattatgttatctgtggtaatgcAGCATTTAGTATTATGACAATATAACTCGATAAAACGATTTATacctaaattaaaaagaatgttGTGGAAGTATtccctaaagaaaataaactaacattATAGATAGTTTGATGAGATTTGgatcaaatatttcaaaatctttTGAAATTTGGAAATATTCCATGTAACACATAGCCTACAGACACAAGTAATTGAAAACTAAACACTTTTATCTGAAATCCTAGAGTATAAACACTGAACTCCATAACTGAGGCTACACCCAAAACGATATTTCGGCCCCTCGTGCTCTCGATGTTAGATTTTTTGCTTTATGATCAACTTCATAATTGCGAATTCGACGGCCTGTTGACACAGATTAATGCCTCGACCGgaatgtttcatttttttactatcTAATTACGTCACTATAGATATACAATCTGTGCGTTGCCGCATAACGTcagaaaattttgaaacagagcttatgttttaaaatataaaaatacagtattaTCATCAATACATATCCtgtaattcatcatcatcatcatggcCAACTATTTATGTTTAGAGTTTAATGTGTACATTGTTGCTATGactggataaataaataaaagaaaaaaataatatttttcataaaaaaaaaacaaattcaaatgatCAGAACTGGTCcatggcaggcaccagctacaaacaaaaaaagaatcataatcATCATTCATCCAATAAAAAGTCATGAgctaatacattaaaaatatagtccAATTAATAACTTCCTCCTTTTGAAGTAggttgaaaacaaaacaacgtCACCACGACCGGCCAGCCACGTCACGACaacttttgattattattaattttcgcatatcctactatcctacttaatattataaatgtgaaattttgtgagaatgtgtgtatgtttgttacgctttcacgcaaaaactactgaaccgattgcaatgaaatttggtacgtagatagctggacaactggaataacatataggaaactttttatccctatattcctataggatacggacttacgcgagtgaaaccgcggggcgcagctaattcTTTACATGATATTCGCACCCTGGATTAGGACTTCGATTCTTAACTTCTATTCTTCACATTTTCATTTTGCAGATACATTCTGCTTAGATTTGAACATAGCTCCAGCTCTGTAAATGTGTTTAGATGGGCTTGCGAGCTGTGTTATCGCGGGTCTTTGTGTGATCGGAGTGCATTACTTTTATTTGCATGTTTGTTAACAAGCGAGCTTGTAGATTGTCTTTGTACATCTTTTCCACTGTTTCGTCAGTAAAAGAACGTACCGAACGAattcattgtaaaatattgaatatatcctactatcctatcctactaatgttgtaaatgcgaaagtttgtaatgtgtgtgtgtttattgctctttcacgcaaaaactactgaaccgattgcaataaaatttggtacgtagacagatggacaactggaataacaaataggtaacttttaatctccatattcctacgggatacgggcttacgcgggtgaaaccgcggggcacagctagtatctatttaatatacttatatttaccTATTCACTTGAACAGGTTAGTCGCTTAGCGTAAAAATGGAGAACGGTCAGACCAAttcggatatttttttttacacaagcaaggttcttatggagagaaaGTATGTCGGTACCACGGATGAAGCCAGGCCGGATCGatagataaaacatttacagGCAATATTTATGCTGAAGTGttaaacaaacttaaaaaGAGGCAAACCCAAAAACCgtagtgtttttaaatttcgctAACGTTTGTGTTCAGTGCAACATATGCTTTTGGTTTGCAAACCGTAATTTACTCggtattcaataaaacttaaGTTTATTAgataacacataaaattattaaatctattacTTAATGTGTTGTGAGTAGTcgaaaggattttttttt
Above is a window of Zerene cesonia ecotype Mississippi unplaced genomic scaffold, Zerene_cesonia_1.1 Zces_u009, whole genome shotgun sequence DNA encoding:
- the LOC119839191 gene encoding uncharacterized protein LOC119839191, whose translation is MLSSFQNTVKYLRLVNVKTALNTLKECKPINNPCLEKPKYDLVPKAKTIYFSPRSINFEIQEKPSERNIKRDPLSYTPIVNPRSILPLIDSNWRKDEIGLPAIEQEEKQAIRLIVIRRKKMKKHQRRKLWKRMRHRWARVKKNRRIKKEKIFQNELAMLVKQANEFSAEQYVASKIERANHTPLPTRWKHKRLPQFIIRQLLGIDKKINYKHTDVYKA